The following coding sequences lie in one Fusarium poae strain DAOMC 252244 chromosome 1, whole genome shotgun sequence genomic window:
- a CDS encoding hypothetical protein (SECRETED:SignalP(1-16)~CAZy:AA9), translated as MHISLSLLCTAALAAAHGYVETATIGGQTYQFYNPYQDPYQNPPPKRISRAIPGNGPVEDVNSIDLQCNGYTAGGITGSQPAALHAEAAAGSTVNLKWTLWPDSHVGPVMTYMARCPDSGCDAWMPGTQKVWFKIQEAGRDGTSNNWASSVIMKAGNSGVSYTIPQCIKPGYYLVRHETIALHAATGYPGAQFYPGCHQLKVTGSGSTTPSNLVSFPGAYASSDPGVTYNPYQATTYKIPGPAVFKC; from the exons ATGCAtatctctctttctcttctttgcACGGCTGCCCTGGCTGCTGCTCACGGCTACGTTGAGACTGCCACCATTGGGGGGCAGACGTACCAGTTCTACAACCCTTACCAAGACCCTTACCAGAACCCTCCCCCTAAGCGCATCTCCCGCGCCATCCCCGGCAATGGTCCTGTAGAAGACGTTAATTCTATTGATCTTCAGTGCAATGGATACACTGCTGGTGGTATCACGGGCAGCCAGCCAGCTGCTCTTCACGCCGAGGCCGCAGCCGGATCAACTGTTAACTTGAAGTGGACTCTCTGGCCCGACTCCCACGTTGGACCTGTCATGACTTATATGGCTCGCTGCCCCGATTCTGGGTGTGATGCTTGGATGCCCGGCACTCAGAAGGTGTGGTTCAAGATTCAGGAGGCTGGACGTGACGGAACCAGCAACAACTGGGCTTCT TCTGTTATCATGAAGGCTGGCAACAGTGGCGTCAGCTACACCATCCCTCAATGTATCAAGCCCGGCTACTACCTCGTTCGCCACGAAACCATTGCTCTTCACGCTGCGACCGGATACCCAGGAGCCCAGTTTTACCCCGGATGCCATCAGCTTAAGGTGACGGGAAGTGGCAGTACCACTCCTTCAAACCTCGTTTCTTTCCCGGGCGCTTATGCAAGCAGTGACCCCGGTGTCACCTACAACCCTTACCAGG CTACCACTTACAAGATCCCTGGCCCTGCTGTGTTCAAGTGCTAA
- a CDS encoding hypothetical protein (TransMembrane:3 (o263-282i669-689o695-715i)): MAHAHGGHWDPNSIGNYNQTPPPVHHQSHGGAYTPGSSVVSYPNQPYTHPYQQTVSPPTSPLSAQSTGYINPPLPHHPSQQNTMQYHQQPMAFNGQQSVVYQQQGSGSGQQESPMQNKSATAPVTTTALATTNSNQNEKERAEKEFPVKLKGSKHFFEPRSIYRWRNPVLYQKPGYNYTNNEAKIRHRDYAGRVEYKTRSDRYLHPNDGHLRNVYVACVDDIYEGPGTSTWKRTYVRKVAPLKVRIATWIIDFSYDPQSWEDWGIMVLRTFPAAIAMMLVFWEGKPNVIRRKLYYAPVLYKYHGDAKVWSNLYENRKGLSLMARNNTIYRMLRPRYLCFLRDAFNDEIRGVDVRSVEEWENSDGQDVNLSYLFVAYSTEHFSHNSQEDMMALHHIAETACRAAKLPAYWIACSCMRDESELESDVYRISDVLRGSDRMVIAVGRGKESRAGSSGKANAESLLREWGSRMWTFPEVLLSPGRTISIYTRDGNLQSPMVVAKNQFAAQVWTYMDSDVARHLIDHYLGSISLSRLEQAVLALKCLYSRHTTEYLAGDQAYALMGLLRLRPQVDRTDTAFQAFSRLSLANDSDQLLERYICTLPLTIDQPWYDMQDAYESSLWDITPYCQVAGISDNDTIVIDGAWGISIRWKAFYPVYWSTGPSWKRWFSELAVEWNGGFFIIAVSLLAAGAPLGSNGAAYIIPGVLFLLLFLYVWMITPNLVRVIYSGKFAATQAEMFGFEGHLNAPTIERSIFGGAFGRLAWSTSGSLLSRSVINEFGERVGIDPCRDPEVRMKVERAKQARPGEMRIFTLVDTYNMELTLFEAVRPPVTLMFCASEGGMQRAIGCSYEWETQTMYRETVLRMPTTALNRMDRVPRFRMGIQRPQYPSAPYTGAV, from the exons ATG GCTCACGCACACGGAGGACATTGGGACCCCAACTCCATTGGAAAT TACAATCAGACCCCGCCTCCTGTACATCATCAATCTCACGGAGGTGCATATACTCCTGGCAGCTCCGTCGTC TCTTATCCGAACCAACCATATACCCATCCCTATCAACAAACTGTGTCTCCGCCTACAAGTCCTCTATCAGCGCAGTCAACTGGCTACATAAACCCCCCTCTCCCACATCACCCAAGTCAACAAAACACTATGCAGTACCATCAACAGCCCATG GCCTTCAATGGTCAACAAAGCGTCGTCTATCAACAGCAGGGCTCAGGAAGTGGTCAGCAGGAAAGCCCAATG CAGAACAAAAGTGCCACTGCCCCCGTGACTACCACGGCTCTCGCCACAACCAACAGCAACCAGAATGAGAAAGAA CGAGCGGAAAAGGAGTTCCCTGTTAAACTCAAAGGAAGTAAGCACTTCTTCGAGCCACGATCCATCTACCGATGGCGCAACCCAGTTCTGTACCAGAAGCCTGGATACAACTACACCAACAATGAGGCCAAAATAAGACATCGTGACTATGCTGGCCGTGTCGAGTACAAGACTCGTTCGGATCGGTACCTTCACCCCAATGATGGTCATCTTCGCAACGTGTACGTAGCATGCGTCGATGACATATACGAAGGGCCTGGCACTTCTACTTGGAAGAGGACCTACGTCCGCAAGGTTGCACCCCTCAAGGTGCGCATCGCAACATGGATCATCGACTTTAGCTATGATCCGCAGAGCTGGGAGGACTGGGGTATTATGGTGTTGAGGACCTTTCCTGCAGCTATTGCCATGATGCTTGTT TTCTGGGAAGGCAAGCCAAATGTCATCAGACGAAAGCTCTACTATGCCCCCGTTCTCTACAAATACCATGGCGATGCCAAAGTCTGGAGCAACCTCTACGAGAACCGAAAGGGCCTCTCCCTCATGGCTCGTAATAACACCATCTATCGCATGCTACGACCTCGATATCTATGCTTCCTTCGAGACGCCTTCAATGATGAGATCAGGGGTGTAGATGTCCGCAGTGTTGAGGAGTGGGAGAACAGCGATGGCCAAGATGTGAACCTTTCCTATCTGTTCGTTGCTTACTCCACAGAGCACTTCAGCCATAACTCCCAGGAGGATATGATGGCTCTTCATCACATTGCCGAGACGGCTTGTCGAGCTGCAAAGTTACCTGCATACTGGATCGCTTGTAGTTGTATGCGCGATGAAAGTGAACTCGAGTCTGAC GTCTATCGTATCTCGGATGTTCTCCGTGGATCAGACAGGATGGTCATCGCCGTCGGAAGGGGCAAAGAGTCCCGTGCCGGATCCTCAGGCAAAGCAAACGCCGAGTCCCTCCTCCGGGAATGGGGTAGCCGAATGTGGACATTCCCAGAGGTTCTTCTCAGTCCTGGCCGTACCATCTCGATCTACACTCGTGATGGTAACCTCCAGTCACCCATGGTGGTCGCCAAGAACCAGTTCGCCGCTCAGGTCTGGACATATATGGACTCTGATGTGGCTCGTCACCTTATTGACCACTACCTTGGCTCCATCAGCCTTAGTCGTCTTGAGCAGGCTGTTCTCGCACTCAAGTGTCTGTATAGTCGCCATACAACCGAGTATCTCGCAGGTGACCAGGCATATGCGCTCATGGGTCTCTTGAGACTTCGGCCACAAGTTGATCGAACCGACACTGCCTTCCAAGCTTTCTCTAGACTGTCTTTGGCAAATGACTCGGACCAACTCCTTGAGCGATACATTTGTACGCTTCCCCTAACAATTGATCAGCCGTGGTATGACATGCAAGATGCATATGAGTCATCTCTCTGGGATATCACACCCTACTGTCAAGTCGCCGGTATTTCTGACAATGACACCATCGTCATCGACGGTGCATGGGGCATTTCTATCCGCTGGAAGGCCTTCTATCCAGTGTACTGGTCCACAGGTCCATCTTGGAAGAGATGGTTCTCTGAACTCGCGGTCGAATGGAACGGAggcttcttcatcattgCTGTCTCCCTCCTCGCAGCAGGTGCTCCTTTAGGTTCAAATGGGGCAGCCTACATCATCCCTGGTGTTTTGTTCCTCCTTTTGTTCCTTTACGTCTGGATGATCACGCCAAACTTGGTCCGTGTTATCTACAGTGGCAAGTTTGCCGCCACCCAAGCTGAGATGTTTGGGTTTGAGGGCCATCTCAACGCCCCCACCATTGAACGGTCCATCTTTGGTGGCGCCTTTGGTCGCCTGGCCTGGTCCACGAGTGGAAGTCTTCTCAGTCGCAGTGTGATCAACGAGTTTGGTGAGCGTGTCGGAATTGATCCATGCAGAGATCCCGAGGTCAGGATGAAGGTTGAGCGAGCCAAGCAAGCTCGTCCTGGTGAGATGAGG ATCTTCACTCTTGTTGATACGTACAACATGGAGTTGACCTTGTTCGAAGCTGTCAGGCCGCCAGTCACTCTCATGTTCTGCGCTTCTGAAGGCGGAATGCAACGAGCTATTGGATGCTCGTATGAGTGGGAGACGCAAACCATGTATCGCGAGACAGTTCTTCGGATGCCCACGACTGCTTTGAATCGTATGGATCGTGTTCCCCGGTTCCGCATGGGCATTCAGAGACCGCAATATCCATCTGCTCCATATACCGGCGCTGTTTAG
- a CDS encoding hypothetical protein (BUSCO:33747at5125) encodes MGKRKDWRETSSLSPSSPPKTTVSLTMRPTTPTSPVKIPTANNRYTAHPQKRHSSQRKRSNDSRSSDNLSPSLAALLAVTDIPKHKQLQRRRRRSEKTLTVQEVIECQHASEKELSWTFSSPLDMLLSPPQDIMDDDDSVSDCNIGSSMSTRTYSIDSIPSLDDSFSSDGLSSLGSPRTPSPCSRRTKSTPMRKSLEPVISPPGSVDEHPLAGDDLDVDDLDLTVVDQPEEVQPKSQFLEPFKPLRSVFKSNLTASLRALRSAARSFSVLNLPSIPSDDYLTRSILTIDPNVPYADERRPPVSEEMPSAAMRRYLNPTTNARIEPPAKTVFAGTFAASIQMRTYKIQRSRAPPGSTRNSYPSTSLQSQPSPAPQQPQPQAPTLVPGMRQREMRENSDFIRIAVMEMAMRKCGKLDDQRPGRARFALPPRQTSTKPYEMGANGVPARWVPIMA; translated from the coding sequence ATGGGTAAACGCAAAGATTGGCGGGAGACTTCCAGCTTGTCCCCTTCAAGCCCACCTAAAACCACTGTCAGCTTGACCATGAGACCGACTACACCTACCAGCCCAGTCAAGATCCCTACCGCCAACAACAGATATACCGCCCATCCTCAAAAACGTCATTCGTCACAGAGAAAACGAAGCAATGACTCTCGATCTTCGGACAACCTCTCACCATCCCTAGCTGCACTTCTGGCCGTCACGGATATTCCCAAGCACAAACAGCTtcaacgacgacgacgcCGATCTGAAAAGACCTTGACAGTGCAGGAGGTCATTGAATGCCAACATGCCTCAGAGAAGGAACTCAGCTGGACATTCAGCAGTCCTTTGGATATGCTCCTCTCACCACCCCAGGATATcatggatgatgacgacAGTGTGAGCGATTGCAACATTGGCTCCAGCATGTCCACAAGGACTTATTCCATTGACTCAATCCCTTCTCTTGATGACTCGTTCTCGAGCGATGGTCTTTCATCTCTCGGAAGCCCCAGGACCCCTAGCCCGTGTTCGCGAAGAACCAAATCAACTCCCATGCGAAAATCACTGGAGCCTGTCATCTCCCCGCCTGGTTCGGTAGACGAGCATCCTTTGGCCGGAGATGATTTGGATGTTGACGACTTGGACCTCACCGTCGTCGATCAGCCCGAGGAGGTTCAGCCCAAGTCACAGTTCCTAGAGCCTTTCAAGCCATTGAGGTCTGTGTTCAAGTCGAATCTCACTGCATCTCTCCGGGCTCTCCGCTCGGCTGCTCGATCCTTTTCGGTTCTTAATCTTCCATCTATTCCTTCGGACGATTACCTCACTCGATCAATTTTGACTATTGATCCCAACGTCCCTTATGCAGATGAGCGTCGCCCACCTGTCTCCGAGGAGATGCCTTCCGCAGCCATGCGCCGTTATCTCAACCCTACGACGAATGCCAGAATTGAACCGCCCGCAAAAACCGTTTTCGCGGGAACTTTTGCTGCATCCATTCAAATGCGTACTTACAAGATCCAGCGCTCCCGAGCACCTCCGGGCTCTACCCGAAACTCTTATCCATCAACTTCGCTCCAGTCACAGCCCTCCCCTGCACCTCAACAGCCACAGCCGCAGGCCCCCACACTGGTGCCAGGCATGCGACAGCGGGAAATGCGTGAGAATTCCGACTTCATCCGTATTGCTGTAATGGAGATGGCCATGCGCAAGTGTGGGAAACTCGATGACCAGCGACCCGGACGGGCCCGTTTTGCACTTCCGCCTAGACAAACATCGACCAAGCCCTACGAAATGGGTGCAAATGGTGTTCCCGCCCGCTGGGTACCTATTATGGCCTAG
- a CDS encoding hypothetical protein (TransMembrane:1 (o43-66i)), with translation MPALKAPAELPVVTSTPSLEYLQRRSQVLFRRGGHRDDLKNNLVPICLAIGGMGCVACIALTPAWLSARREKKKMIPLAQRGEVKKEREQHSELNRVRILLSYPREKKDFSVLRICISGRRLLAF, from the exons ATGCCAGCTCTCAAAGCACCCGCCGAGTTACCGGTCGTGACTTCTACACCATCACTCGAATACCTCCAGCGACGAAGCCAAGTCCTTTTTCGCCGGGGAGGCCATCGTGACGATCTCAAAAACAATCTCGTACCTATCTGCCTTGCAATCGGCGGCATGGGCTGTGTGGCCTGCATAGCTCTCACACCAGCATGGCTCTCAGCCCGcagggaaaagaagaagatgatacCATTGGCACAGAGGGGTGAG GTTAAAAAAGAGCGAGAACAACATTCCGAGTTAAATCGCGTTCGGATTCTG CTTTCATACCCGCGGGAAAAGAAGGACTTTTCGGTGCTAAGGATCTGTATTTCTGGCCGGCGTTTATTGGCATTTTGA
- a CDS encoding hypothetical protein (TransMembrane:2 (i356-379o399-422i)): protein MSWTQRSNPYDAFAQEATQTPLAVAFPQWMLNIWEITHDHPEGRWYIEPNARCLRQKASLRIVFAPLDLPRRDALSQCIELFNILNIPSDFTKERLQSVSHSFGRATDNHGSSSWFHFLCKNIDVKQAPGSAPEVDNRAAAMGYHTSTLPQADYSWHRAGFFLRVENSGSTTLVCFGATPRLRQRINEFVAAKAWQHVSTDPYILFDLIFDALYFEVDDTVWKMNTIFGPLEHLILEYSNSKNVRKMSSKVPFSAMHNCAKHIIHIGEAIESCIMLVDATLHNVGNHSHAEQPTTREPVLKQLRETLQYRRSLFMSSQLRLSSLQKRIDNAITLSFNLVTQQDSMVMIQDSNSMKVIAAITMIFLPTTGVATVIGSQLFSSEIHKDGEAWDIRLTPLFWTMWWIAIPLTVFVVLLAIIWHWWVHTESTTGEVVQVVKRAATFSSSGTRTPPNNK, encoded by the exons ATGTCGTGGACCCAAAGATCAAATCCGTATGATGCATTCGCTCAAGAAGCAACTCAGACACCGCTCGCAGTTGCTTTTCCACAATGGATGCTCAATATTTGGGAAATAACCCATG ATCATCCTGAAGGTCGCTGGTACATTGAACCCAACGCTCGATGTCTACGACAAAAAGCGAGTTTAAGAATTGT CTTTGCACCTCTTGATCTCCCCCGTAGAGATGCGCTTTCTCAATGCATTGAGCTCTTCAACATACTCAACATCCCAAGCGACTTTACAAAAGAACGTCTCCAGTCCGTAAGCCACAGCTTCGGAAGGGCCACCGATAATCATGGCTCCAGCTCCTGGTTCCACTTCCTCTGCAAGAACATTGACGTGAAGCAAGCCCCCGGCAGCGCCCCTGAAGTAGACAACCGCGCTGCTGCCATGGGATACCACACTTCGACTCTCCCGCAGGCGGACTACAGTTGGCACCGAGCGGGCTTTTTTCTGCGTGTGGAGAATAGCGGGAGTACTACGCTGGTCTGCTTCGGAGCCACGCCTAGATTGAGGCAGAGGATTAACGAGTTTGTTGCCGCAAAGGCGTGGCAGCATGTGTCCACGGATCCTTATATCCTGTTTGATCTTATCTTTGATGCGCTCTACTTTGAAGTTGACGATACTGTCTGGAAGATGAACACCATCTTTGGTCCTCTAGAACAT TTGATCCTCGAATATTCCAACTCAAAAAACGTCCGCAAGATGAGCTCCAAAGTTCCCTTCTCTGCCATGCATAACTGCGCCAAACACATCATTCACATAGGCGAAGCAATCGAATCGTGCATTATGCTTGTAGATGCAACACTTCACAACGTAGGCAATCATAGCCACGCAGAACAGCCTACAACTCGAGAGCCAGTGCTCAAACAACTACGTGAAACTCTCCAGTACAGACGTTCCTTGTTCATGTCTAGTCAATTACGACTGAGTAGTCTGCAAAAGCGCATCGACAACGCAATCACACTGTCTTTCAACCTCGTCACCCAACAGGATTCAATGGTCATGATTCAAGACTCCAACTCTATGAAGGTCATCGCTGCCATCACCATGATATTTCTGCCTACGACTGGTGTTGCCACGGTTATCGGGTCGCAGCTGTTTTCGTCCGAGATTCACAAGGATGGTGAGGCTTGGGACATCCGGCTTACGCCTTTGTTCTGGACCATGTGGTGGATCGCCATCCCTTTGACTGTTTTTGTTGTTCTTTTGGCGATCATTTGGCACTGGTGGGTACATACTGAGTCTACTACCGGGGAGGTGGTTCAGGTGGTTAAGAGGGCTGCCACTTTCAGTTCCTCTGGGACAAGGACACCTCCCAACAACAAATAA